In Qingshengfaniella alkalisoli, a single genomic region encodes these proteins:
- a CDS encoding GntR family transcriptional regulator, producing the protein MSLSSVAFERIHHAILSGALDLGERLSEVPIADALGMSKAPVRMAFAELRDMGLVTIVPQAGTYVFAPSTADVFEMSSFRAVLETSAVDLAMARDPHEVVTGLDSALFQMRAALHAGHYEKYGQADREFHQTFLKSSGNSYLIRANMLTSSAIEALRVRLQSGEGNFREQSFDEHNQIRDLLASGDIAAAKEALTNHIMVINSYMKELPAPATVRSRSNTRSPSEYRDIFSRN; encoded by the coding sequence ATGTCACTTAGCTCAGTCGCCTTTGAAAGAATCCACCACGCCATCCTGTCTGGTGCGCTTGATTTGGGTGAGCGCCTTTCCGAAGTTCCGATTGCCGACGCATTGGGCATGAGCAAGGCACCTGTTCGCATGGCATTCGCGGAGCTGCGGGACATGGGACTTGTCACGATCGTTCCGCAAGCCGGCACTTACGTATTTGCCCCCAGCACTGCGGACGTCTTTGAAATGAGTTCGTTCCGCGCTGTCCTTGAGACGTCGGCAGTCGACCTGGCAATGGCCCGTGACCCGCATGAGGTCGTCACCGGCCTGGATTCCGCCCTCTTCCAAATGCGGGCGGCCCTTCATGCCGGTCATTATGAGAAGTACGGACAAGCTGACAGGGAATTCCATCAGACCTTTCTCAAAAGCTCCGGGAATTCATACCTGATCAGGGCCAACATGCTTACCTCGTCGGCGATCGAAGCGTTGCGCGTGCGGCTTCAAAGCGGCGAAGGCAATTTTCGCGAACAATCTTTCGACGAGCACAACCAGATCCGTGACTTGTTGGCCTCAGGCGACATCGCTGCAGCCAAAGAGGCACTGACCAATCATATCATGGTCATCAACAGCTACATGAAAGAACTTCCTGCCCCGGCAACCGTGCGGTCTCGTTCCAACACACGTTCGCCTAGTGAATACCGTGACATATTTTCAAGAAACTGA